The Gouania willdenowi chromosome 3, fGouWil2.1, whole genome shotgun sequence genome includes the window taagggaaaaattaagtgttctcaacattgggttggcggcccaatctgggtcgcctgagatttaaaaagggtcctcctgaaattcttgataattgattgaaataagagatagtttaaagttaagtaacttccaagcatttaaggaagctctccaaaccgtgctggggctcgtcacccctacgaatgggataaatacagagagcaaaagacaatatgattgttcgactcaacttaactttaattctgtctaaccttaaagggccaataatcttgcttaactctaactcagacacagaataggagacacttttgccaccaattgaccttcaaaattaagtaaattacatctcaaataataattatgagggaaaataatgaaataaatgaactgacaaattcagctctataaaagaattaggctatgtaattaggtgtggagtgttaacattattcagaataaataaaggatagaataagatttctccttcacaaataagagatagcaaagaaaaaataaacaaacaatttaaataaataaataacattatttatttatttggctttctcacatctccatgtctctcaattgtatgtattcatcttgagaagacatgtaatcacactccacacttctctgtccgacttgcatgtccttctccgtccgacttgcatgtccttgtaaacagtggttctcaaattgttgcttctcaccaggtaagtagacgtaccacagataatcactgcaactccagctatgcttcttcttgcTCCAGGAAAAGAGaattgaattaatacttcctgctttcctttcagcctcatattttcccactcgcgtgcgaatgctacagataacattgagctagctcactaacccacacctaaccattgtgtgattgtgcagcagcacctttcaggatctgaaaagctctcagatcctgacctctgacctctgacctgtctctgcattcctggccatactaactattcatttagttagttaactaaccctaacacccctcatctacaacgccgacctagaaatgaacgaccgaaggtggaccgacactttccgaattcaacttacgacccacacggcagtgaaggtcgcggagcgagccacgtggattcacgcatcacactcCAGGAAGGTGCCAACAACACCACTGATCGTGGAACCGCAGTAAGGAGCGTTTCCTCTTTTCTGGATTAGGAGCAGTGTTTTGAGGAGCCTTTGTTTGCCTTGAAAGTTGCAACGAAAGGCAGAAGAAAAGCCCCCGGGGTTACAAGCTAATCTTTCTAACGGggcatatggtctgttgaaacctttgaaatccaaccttgaggacatcgtgggagatcacaagcattttctcgctgtgatgaagaggtcacgagcccctctgtttatgccccaggagcaggctggaattatgccactattctgtcgtttcatgtcactcgtgttctggtcatcgattggcgcgatggtcctgtccgcggttccagtactcctctggctcctggcctccagggggacaatcgaggacactggacttgaaccaatgaatgcAAGTGTTGTTCCTCATGTGAATGATTCTTTTTACAGGGTGACTAATGCAAGCAGAAATAGACGCTGGATAAACGATATCGTCCTGCACGACACTTTAGCTGCGACCAATGTTACTCATCCGTTTTTCACAAACACCTGGTACCGATACGCGCTctatcaagctaaaagtaggggcctatccaactgtttttgttcttacatgcctgtgtcatcaacacacccccgcttaaccgcgataccaatggatgcttccgactccttttgttatttgtctcacTCTAACTTTGGCATGGGGGACCCCAACCGTTGTTCTAAACCGCCAGTAAAAAAACTGACTACACTACGCGATGACACATCCTCCGCTATGTATGTAGATTACACGCGATCCACacttttttcccttctgtttcgccagaaacggaactcgcaaactaggccagattctcggtcataattgcaattttacTTAGTCCTGAATGCGACACCGCACATAATTCGCACACATGTGCCCACGTTCATACACCCGGGACTAATAGCACGTTTAATTTAGCGAACGGTTTTGACTATGCTCAACTATTCCCCTTTTGTCACGAAGTAAATGCAAATCCTACACTCCTTTGGACTTTAATCCACACGACAATTTGGGGTACGGCTGCGCGTCGAAACCTTAGAATACAGGTTTAAGTCCTTTGTTAACAcgtcatttttggcccttactggccTCTCGGAGGGGGGAAATCACAAATATATGCTTAATGGTTCCACAAAGTAGAATGGTCCTAGACCTACAGACCGTGGCCAAAAGAGGCGTTTGCGCAATGGTAGGTGCATCTTGCCACGCGACGCCATGAACAAAGACCGCCACGTCCTATAACCCTTCCGCCGCCGGAAGCCCAGCCTGAAGTGTTTATGatgagtgtttttgatgtctcagatgatgactctgcttactgaggacacctacatatgtttttgttgctgtgctgtgctgacatttataccatgtgtgtttttgctactagtgatatatattccatattcaTTGATTACCAATGATGTTAGTtgctaaggatatttgattttattgtgcagATGGTCTTGTCTCACgtaatattcattatgtgttCATGAGGTTCTATGCcttctcctcctttttcttgctCCGACTTTGAGGGATGCCTGTGTcccctgggaaaaaaaataatgcttatatccatagtgttataacggtgtcaatatcattagtcctacggaccatgaggttgcgctagaattacactaattttgattaatgttttatgtgttttgggctgtgctAAAGTTAAACAATTTACTAACTAATTtcgtttttttgtgttggactttgtccaaaaagagtggattgtggggggcgaaattattagttcatatattttaatccttaagccttgggtaactttccattgtgtgattttcatgtcttcagCTTTGCTGGGTCAAACTGCCTTGTCAAAAGCCACCACCttatctccccaaaacaataaacgcacaaggacgcataggcactctgtgtgcgcactcacatgctcacacagtcacatgtcacacacacacgccatacacattcattcacacacacaaacacaaacacacactcctccgtctctatgacaaccgacagataacagaactggttgtttagacccaaaagaacaaactgtctttccttttcaccctctgtcctcacctcctccctctgcctctatctcaatctcctggggggaggagggagggggactgaggggaatatacgtattggatcagaactgtgtctcactcaatcatcggacctccggccgggacggtcacttcttttgttccatcttgtaccttttttcttagttttagaataaactttttttataaaaccatcaatgcttctcctggactccatcattcaaccagagcaataaatcatgtctccaaatgaggtcaaccgtaaattcagccgtaacaatagatattatgttagaacatccacaatatgtcatattgtcacgtgtctatttcaatctatttcccctttgcttcccagttatagttatggacaatacttccctttaattctcatccttcatcataagaagcagtgaccaggcatgacggctgaaggaggcaggatcggagtcgaaaaggcggtggcattttctgttaggaaacactcaaaaacagaaagagaggaaaacattaagacttaaatgaataatttaaaatatcccttttctttagttggatttgattcgtctcctttgagtatacagccagcgacctgtatattggaaaaaacaacacaataacaacaactaagatgaagacatagacaagtgtacacaacaacgagtatacacatacaacaacaaaaacatggacactgaacatgaacagtaaggtcagtcaaggtcaaagccaatcattccactgaaagtggtattatatattaaaaatgtcgtttggtgtttttaaacacccagaaaaataacctttaaaacctggtaaactttttagaaggcccaaggcctaaaaccataattctTTTAGCAAGCAGCAGTGAGATccgaacaccccactacataattggcaaaaacagggagaagatctagtgcatcaaaacccaggaggaaaggaaggtgaaacagaggaacatgtgtagtcaaacagccattcatcggtcaatcactcaatgacacgtccacggcacattcgcactcacaacgcggttctctcaggcatacgtaacgtgtcatcattcagtcattcatgcaccgcacacgttcatgcctcaattttcacgtccatgcattcacaaggttttgctgcatagtgtctaagtagaatacaGGCCTCATCTACCCCACCAGTGgtgatagccagtccacctcctctctcggggtcaatgagctcttattgccccccatgcttggcaaccttttagcgttaattaattgctttttcactggtatcatctgattaataagaggtacgctcctttttacttccgtcTTGGcagagtctacacttagattattgcccatggtagtactgacagtctcctagctgctgatcaggcagaatTGGCACGGCCGTGCACtaataaccaaactcaaccccggtctGCAACcgggggaaactcaaccgctgtccgtctccagaaatttaagaaaaactctgaatcagcaggaactCAACCGCCACCCCTAAAGAATGAGGGgcttgggaataactcaacctcgGTCCCCTACCGAGGGAAAACTCAACCGCCGTTCGTCTCCAGAAAGTTAAGAAAAACCTCCGAATCAGCAGGAACTCAACCGCCACCCCTAAAGAATGAGGGgcttgggaataactcaacctcgGTCCCCTACCGAGGGAAAATTTCGcacaactgtcaggactttattgggcacctctaatattattcaactttaactgGACCGGAGCCACCTCTAATCACCCTCACTCTAAgagaacgtagaaatttgttcagaacagTATttggttaccaagcatgtatcaaatcaggtggaccagtatcccccaaagagcgcttccCCTAGCAatgtttatccttttttttctgcacattaaaccaggacttcttgtttgaaaagtaattgcctatgtactcatagcaactaatgggacagttttctcaggaaaaatttggtaccccccctgctgtccagtggcttcgggccggcaagacagtccgacgcggtaaggaggaggcgcgcaaaatgaaaacgatgaatgttgaactcggctgtctgtcgcaagcagcttcaaaagggtaaggtacagattgtttacgagggtatcggtcaaaaaatgtcaaaatgtaaacttggttgaggctgcagtcctcaatctctgtctcaatttcctgaaattgagtaaaaaccaaaagagtaaaagaagaatcgttcagaaataacaaaggagaaaaaacctgtgagctcaaaaaaaatcatggccaataaaagaataaaaaattaaaacttcagctccaaaagctgaggcaacagagggctcttttttcaacggatgtaaccatatcttgcattgtgggggggttctcccctcaacaagaaaataaaaggaaagaaaagcaaacaaaaacaaacctatcagtaacactattttcttcccttttgtttgtttgtttttttttttttttcataaaggcacaagcagtgtaaataaatgagcaacataatgaataaaagcaaagataaatgatgggcacacatggtctcatgtggcaaacagaagggttctgtgtgaagttatggtggtcctgtgtttcagctcatagttatgaacgtgagtgtgtgactggcatgtctggtctgtctgcttagAGCACCTTCTTTTAAGTGCATCTCaaagcgtgtgagagaataaatgaaaacaaaacaatctaGCATACAGTCAGAAAaaagaggggttagtattgtcctatcgaaggaaaagcttgttggctatttgctagttgtcccccccccccatgccaaagttcaaggctaaagtgatatagcactaccaccaaaggctgtggtggacttcttatggcttggtatcctcgtggcttttgaaacagtcttttttggtgaagatgttccagcagacgtgtgatcagtctgcagttgctgcccatcattcaggcagtaatcgtggcATTTAacccgcaactcattggtgggggagtgtccaaccaactccgacgcccacaggttctcagtctttgatgatggggcaggatgtgttaatcccagcattggattgcggcccattccatagacgatgaagagttgacttgcgactgagcgagttatttcgttgcagcattgctttgctgaatgggagagttgagtcccttgatagtcgatttccttctgaagcttggtcctttgtatgatgttgacatttcattagcataagggttggaggtgatttcattcattaagagttttcattgaagatgttgtttcttcagggacaaccgcaaagccaacagaaaataacaataaaataataaaaaatgataatgatgataacagtaatattaaaataaaataaaatgaaatactgtattcatctgtgtgtgtgtttgagtgtgtgttgctcatagtcTTAGAGTGGACCCCAGttatatcaaacatgaaatcaaataaaatttaaaataaaaataaaaatagtgtctgtgttgtAATGGCTtagctctctctctgtgtgtgtgtgcctccctctctctctctgtgtgtgtgtgggtgtggctctctctctctctgtgtgtgtgggtgtggctgtctctttgtctctgtgtgtgtgtgtgtgtgtgtgtgtgtgtgtgtgtgtgtgtgtgtgtgtgtgtgtgtgtgtgtgtgtgtgtgtgtgtgtgtgtgtgtgtgtgtgtcgttgtgCCCCGTGCCACACGTACGTTCagctgagagaaaaaaaacaaaacaaaaaaaacgcacagaaaacacagcagctGACTCTCgtccaaaatgaaaacattaaagccaaacaaccaaagggagaaatctgattccattcacacgtttaaacaaaataaaaacaaagataaaaaagaagtaaaactcaccgaaagcatAATCTGAGTttacatcataccaagattgttggtgtttattagtgttttactccctgtagtTTTCactacagtttaggttagggttggggttttaatctatttttatatcggtacagaggtgaactcagtacatggtaccggggtgttttggaaactttggttgcctgcctatcctatggtcaggacctcacaggctgtccgtggaggtgcctggacaaaaccaaagtaaataatgaccagccatactagatgcctgaacaaaaatatccgagcccaaagaaaaatatagggaacttataatattaaaaagcaaagaacttcaaccatttgacCCTCTCTCATGGCAGtctattcactgcgtcaaaacacagaacagctgaaggaggagagaacctccagaatgatgaaaatcaatacagtgcTCGACTGGTTGCCTTTCTATCAACACAGAgggaatatatatatgtaaattaaaatttatatatatatatatatatatatatatatatatataaaggcagctttaccttaatagtccgaattggtgtttgaggttcaaccgatggtttgtggtccagtctctgtccgaggggcagACCACCGTGGGGCAGCTTTGGGGTTTTAAGTGCGTCCACTCTCCGGTGCTGGTCCACGGCAGAAGCCCcccagagtagaagatggatcctgttcgtgattgccaatttgtcacggcaaatttgcggttgacctcatttggagacatgatttattgctctggttgagtgatggagtccaggcgaggcattgatgattttataaaaaaggtttattataaaactaagtaaaaaagagtacaaagacggacaaaattagtgaccgcccggccAGGCGATCCGAGGACCGAGACCCGctttaactaacagtttcacagcttaagcttttatatagataacagaaaaagttccaccctgaggtaaggagaagggggagtcagatgcccaacagtggaaacatttgaggatgatgaagacgtgtatattatgaggaagattgggcgccactcttatctatccttgatagtgtgtgcgttcgtgtagatctgcatgtgagtttgagttttggccttcagcagagactctgtgttgcactgagtacaatacgatctgtagattaaacatgattcagctgttcaaaagtgcaaagagtaatggagtcatcatgtattaaaacatgacaaattgtacacatgaacatacatttgacaatatgatgatgaatatataaaattgcaataacaacaggtaacattttttttttttttaaataacagtaaagcataacaacaggttacatgtattctgttttttttattttgcagaattGCTGTACttaaattaacttaacagtagcataaccaactcaacatctgcattgcttcaccccatggaattcaattcagagggtccagctttTATAGTGGGGtttcctaaccctcttcccccaGAAAAaacacagctgaacatctggcctggcatcattgtccatcagttctggcccctccatgctgattctgatgtacGTGTACGCGCTATCGCTGGAGcatattggtgtttatactcggcgcattcaccgttgcattaccCACAGCCAAGTTGCGTGAGTGCGCGCTGTCTCCTCACCCGCAGCgcggagtgagagagagagaagtgcactctgtgggatgTGACGAAGCGCTCAGCTGCtccgtccaaaataaggtcatccTACACacttttcactcgcacacaaggaaaaaaaacttgcatATGCGACCAATTTGGTCTCAGGGTCGAGCCCTTTAACAGCTCACATGTATTAATATTTAGGCATAAACCAGAAGCTTTAGAAAAGTCATGAACAATATTAAGAGCATCCTTTAGAAAAAGTGTAGTATCATCAGCCAGCTgactaataaaaatatatttattagctATGAAGATTCCTTTTAAATTACGGTGAATAATGTGTGTGGAAAAAAATTGTGTATAGAGTAAAAACAAGTAGAGTGAGATTGGACAACCCTATCGGATACCTCGTTTAAGGTCAAATCAAGAGgttgtgccatttttttttttatttgattgagtTATTAACCATTAGCATATAGAGTTTTAATAGCCTTGCAGAAATAATTACCAAATCCCAATATTTctagataataaaaaattaattgatgttctatagcaggggttctcaactggtctcatcctgggacccacattttgtaaaatgtatgtaaatcatacattttcctgtgcaacatgcatttcacagcatgtctgtcaaaagtaaagcttctttcaaattaaaagacaagtccaacatgagacattaagtatttatttatttttgaccagctgtctgcgacccaccaaGCATAGGttcgcaacccacttttgggtcccgacccaccagttgagaatcaccgTTGTACAGTATCAAAGGCCTTGTAGAAATCTAACAAGAATTCTTGTAATCATTACTAAGCAGACACATGGGTGTCCAAATATCTAtaaaaagcacatctttatTCGGTTTAGGAATCAGCAGTGATACCTTGGGTGAGGCTTGGTAGAAgtgtattattttcaaaactttcTCTGAACACCTGTAGTAAAAATGGAGCGAAATGACTGgagaaacatttgtaaaatacaGCAGTTAGGCCATCTGTGCCAggagatttattattttttagtgagTCAATGACATCAAGTGTCTTCAGAGCAAACGGGGCATCACAATAAGCcttttactttaaataaattattttcaggtccttaattaaactaaataaaataaactaaactaaatgaaataaataaataaatttgcagCAGTATTATTGTAAATCGACTGATATAAATTACCATAGAAGGTACGGCAGAAATTAGATATTAGCTTTGCATTATCAGAGATCACACCATTAATGTTTAACTGGTGGATAGAGAATCTATGTACCGCtccttctttggttattttgtttcaaaactaaattaaaaatagaaaaaaacagattttttttttgttttattaaattaaaaccagaaacaggaaaacagaaaaatcaaataccaaaaaaacagtgttttttgtttttattttttttaaagtgcagttAATTCTATATCCACACTAGTGTAATAGTTTAAGTAGCAaccattttaacatttactacaaacatcacattttattGGTTACTCTcttgtgtggattctcatgtatAACTGCAGGGAAGCCTTAtgggtaaaacatttacaacatacatcacatttgaatggtttctctcctgtatggattctcatgtgtgactgcaggcTAGACTAATGGGCAAAACATTTACTTCAAACattacatttgaatggtttcgctcttgtgtggattctcatgtgtaacTGTAGGGAAGTCTTattgttaaaacatttactacaaacattgcATTCAAAGGGTTTCgctcctgtgtgaattctcatgTGTACCTGCAGGTTAGACTTTaggttaaaacatttattacaaacatcacatttgaatggtttctctcctgtgtggactctcatgtgtgactgcaggttAAAATTAtgggtaaaacatttactgcaaacatcacatttgaatggtttcgcTCCTGTGTGAACTCTCATGTGTGACCGCAGGGCAGCCTTTtgagaaaaacatttacaacacacaCCACATTTGAAGGGATTCTCTTGTGAGTGGATTATCATGTGTGACTGTAGGTAATCCTTACGGTTAAAACATCCATTACAAACattacatttgaatggtttctctcctgtgtggattttcATGTGAAACTGCAGGGAAGACTTAtggtaaaaacatttattacaaacatcacatttgaatggtttcactcctgtgtgaattctcatATGTGTCTGCAGGTCATCCTTACAATTAAAACATCtattacaaacatcacatttaaatggttccTCTCCAGTGTGGATTTTCATGTGAAACCGCAGGGAAGACTTTTGggtaaaacatttcctacaaacatcacattcaaaAGGTTTCACTCCCgagtggattctcatgtgtaccAGCAGGTTAGACTTTaggttaaaacatttactacaaacatcacatttgaatggtttctctcctgtgtggattatcATGTGTGATTGAAGGTGTCCCTTTTGgttaaaacatttcctacaaacatcacatttgaatggtttctctcctgtgtggattttcAGTTTTGAAGCTTTACTGAGTGATGCTTTCTTACCACCCACACATTCAGATGTCATCTTTACCTGAACTTTCTTCTTTgaacaaatctgttgaaatgaactAATCTGTGTTTTGAAAGCTTTACATCCcatttcagcacttttcctaGAGTCAgacatctttctctttttcctggTGGAGTCAAAGTCAGGTTCAGCATCAGTTTCAGACTCTGACAGAGGTTTCTGCCATCTATCAGagtcttcatcatcaacatcattatcatcatcctCGCTACTATATTCTGTCTGAGACGAGTCTGTTTCcgttccatcaggaccttgtaATACTAAACTGCTTGGATCTGGGTTCTGGGCTGCTTCTGGTCCTTTACTGCTAATTCCCACAGTTTGtcttttaattaattcatttaaactgtaggttgaaggttcctccttcatgttaatttctgtttgtgttctccagtgtagctgggagacctgaggcttctcctcttcatcttcatatttaacaggacaagcagcactgtttgtctcctgctgcacaTAAAGCTGGTTttcctcctgaccttcactgagcatctctggttcctcctttatgtggagacgctctgggagcagctgctccacattCTTCCTCTCACTTAAAACACAATCAGTGACTGACGGCTGCTGGACCTGTAATCTGTGCAGCTGAACTTTGGGAATGGAGGCAGACGCCGCAATTTTTTCTGCTGGATCCATATTTGGAAAAGATTGGGAACCCAATTGTTTACTGGTGTTATGGTGAATACTTTAGTCAGGAAAGATCTTTTTCATTTCAGCATCCACTGGAACTTCTCTGAGAAGCAGAAAGCTTTGTTCCCAGCAGGGTTACCGGTGAGACATTGATGACGGTGCTTTGAACTGCTCCTCTCCTTTTTTCTGCTCCCTTTACTTTTCTTTCCAGTAGTGTCTTGGCGCTGCTCGCTCCTCTGCCAGTGTTACAGGCCCCAAGGACTGGGACTGCCGTAGCAGTGAAGTGGGCAATCTGAAAAAAGTAGCATTTAGTGAGAACAATGAAC containing:
- the LOC114460136 gene encoding gastrula zinc finger protein XlCGF26.1-like isoform X2, which gives rise to MDPAEKLAVSASIPKVQLHRLQVQQPSVTDCVFSEWKNVEQLLPERLHIKEEPETLSEGQEENKLCVQQETNSAACLVKCEDEEEKPQVSQLHWRTQTEVNIKEEPSTYSLNELFKRQTVVISSKGPEAAQNPDPSSLVRQGPDGTETDSSQTEDSSEDDEDSDRWQKPLSESETDAEPDFDSTRKKRKMSDSRKSAEMGCKAFKTQISSFQQICSKKKVQVKMTSECVGGKKASLSKASKLKIHTGEKPFKCDVCRKCFNQKGHLQSHMIIHTGEKPFKCDVCSKCFNLKSNLLVHMRIHSGVKPFECDVCRKCFTQKSSLRFHMKIHTGEEPFKCDVCNRCFNCKDDLQTHMRIHTGVKPFKCDVCNKCFYHKSSLQFHMKIHTGEKPFKCNVCNGCFNRKDYLQSHMIIHSQENPFKCGVCCKCFSQKAALRSHMRVHTGAKPFKCDVCSKCFTHNFNLQSHMRVHTGEKPFKCDVCNKCFNLKSNLQVHMRIHTGAKPFECNVCSKCFNNKTSLQLHMRIHTRAKPFKCNV